The genomic interval TTTGGGCGGTGGCCGCGCCGGCGGCGAACATGGCGATTGCGGCTGCGGAAACAGCCAGTTTCGAAAGCATGGACATGATAGTCTCCTCCCTTGACTACTGGATAGTAGGTTACGGGCACCTGACCTCATGTCAAGTGACCGGGCTCCGCAGTTTCCGGCCGATCCGCCAGGGAAGCGCTCCTCTCGCTCTTCCCTGGCCTACCGGCCGCCTGCCTGCGCAAGCAGGTAATTCAAACTCAGCAGCAGCCGGCTGCGCGTTCGATGATGACCTGCATCACCGCGTCCGGATCGCGCTTCCACCAGTTCTCCGCTGAAAAAATCTCAACCTCGTTCAATCCGGAAAAGCCCTCGGCCTCCACGGCTGCGCGAAGGTCCGGGATATCGATGACGCCATCGCCCATCATGCCGCGGTCGTTCAGCATGTCGGTGGTCGGCACCAGCCAGTCGCAAAGGTGAAACGCCATCAGCCGCGCCTTCCCCGCGCGGGCGATCTGGGCTTTCACCTCGGGGTCCCACCAGATGTGGTAGACGTCGGCGGCAACGCCGATGCCGTCACCGAGCCGGTCACAGATGTCGAGCGCCTGCGCCATGGTGTTCACCGCTGCCCGGTCGGCCGCATACATCGGATGCAGCGGCTCGATGGCGATCTTCACCCCGACAGTGCGGGCATAGTCGAGCGTTTTGGCCAGCCCTTCCTCGATCATGGCGCGGGCGCCGTCGAGATCGCGGCTTCCCTTGGGCAGACCTCCGACCACCATGACGAGGCATTCGGCGCCGATGGTGGCGGCCTCGTCCACGGCAAGGCGATTGTCCTCCAGAACGGCGTCCGTCAGCGCGCCTTCGGCCGTATACCATCCGCCGCGGCAAAGGCCGGAAACGGCAAGCCCGGCATCGCGGATCTGGCGGGCGGCCTTCTCCGCACCGAGCGCCTGCAGCTGATCGCGCCATGGCGACAGGCCGCCGAACCCGTGGCGGGCGCAGCCTTCGATCGCCTGATCGAGCTTCCATTGCGCCCGCGTGGTCGCTGTGTTCAGCGAAAGCCTTTCGGGGGTGATCACCGCCATGCCGTCAGACCCCGATGCCGTGGGTGGCCATCACCCGCGCGGTGCGGGCTGCGGCCATCTCGGTATCCGCGATCAACCCCGCCGCATCGGCAAGGCGCACGATCTCGGCCAGGTGCTGCGCCGAGCGGGCGCTCTGCTGGCCGCCGAGCATGGTGAAATGGTCCTGATGGCCCATCAGATAGGCGAGGAAGACGACGCCGGTCTTGTAGTAGCGCGTCGGCGCCTTGAAGATGTGGCGCGACAGCGGCACGGTCGGCTCCATCACCGCGCCCCAGCGCTGCATGTCACCTTTCGCCAACGCCGCAAGCCCGGTCGCGGCAACCGGCGCGATCGGATCGAAGATGCCAAGCAAAGCATGGCTATAGCCGTGATCGTCGCCGGCGATCAGCTCCGGATAGTTGAAGTCGTCGCCGGTATACATTTTCACACCATCCGGCAGGCGGCGGCGCATGGCGATTTCCTTTTCGGCCGAAAGCAGCGAAATCTTGATGCCGTCGACCTTGTCGGCATTGTCCTCGATGATCTTGAGGCAGGTATCCATCGCCGCCATGTGGTCGGCGCTCGCCCAGTAGCCTTGAAGCGCCGGGTCGAACATCTCGCCGAGCCAGTGCAGCACGGCCGGCTGCTTCAGGCCGGAAAGGATGCGGCCATAGACGCGGGCGTAATCGTCAGCGCTGTTCGCGACCTTGCAGAGCGCGCGCGACGCCATCAGGATCACCTGACCGCCGGTGGCCTCCACCGCCTCGCACTGCATTTCGTAAGCCGCGATCACGTCGTCGATGGTCTTGGCATCCGCCGGATCAAGGTGGTCGGTGCCCGCGCCGCAAGCAATCGAATGACCGCCGGCTTTCGCTTCCTTCACGGAACGCTGGATCAGCTCCAGAGAGGTCGGCCAGTCCATGCCCATGCCGCGCTGGGCGGTGTCCATGGCTTCCGCCACGCCAAAGCCGAGCGACCAGAGATGGCGGCGAAATGCCATCGTCTTGTCCCAGTCGACATTGCAGTCCGACCACGGATTGTTGTCGGCGAGCGGATCGACCACGACATGGGCGGCGGCGAACACCTTGCGGTTCCACGGGCCCCTGTCCGGCGTCACGCCGGCGCCGGAAAAGGAGAAGGTCTCGATGCCGCCGGAAGCGGTCGGAAGCTTGATAGCGCTCATGATCAGATTCCCAGATCTTCGAGGTCGACCCAACGGCGTTCGCGGGCGCTTTTATATCCGGCCTCCGCAAGCTGCACGCCCTTGGCGCCCTCGGTCAGCGTATAGGCCCAGGGACCGTCTTCCAGGACATGGCGCAGGAAC from Martelella mediterranea DSM 17316 carries:
- a CDS encoding sugar phosphate isomerase/epimerase family protein, translating into MAVITPERLSLNTATTRAQWKLDQAIEGCARHGFGGLSPWRDQLQALGAEKAARQIRDAGLAVSGLCRGGWYTAEGALTDAVLEDNRLAVDEAATIGAECLVMVVGGLPKGSRDLDGARAMIEEGLAKTLDYARTVGVKIAIEPLHPMYAADRAAVNTMAQALDICDRLGDGIGVAADVYHIWWDPEVKAQIARAGKARLMAFHLCDWLVPTTDMLNDRGMMGDGVIDIPDLRAAVEAEGFSGLNEVEIFSAENWWKRDPDAVMQVIIERAAGCC
- a CDS encoding dihydrodipicolinate synthase family protein — encoded protein: MSAIKLPTASGGIETFSFSGAGVTPDRGPWNRKVFAAAHVVVDPLADNNPWSDCNVDWDKTMAFRRHLWSLGFGVAEAMDTAQRGMGMDWPTSLELIQRSVKEAKAGGHSIACGAGTDHLDPADAKTIDDVIAAYEMQCEAVEATGGQVILMASRALCKVANSADDYARVYGRILSGLKQPAVLHWLGEMFDPALQGYWASADHMAAMDTCLKIIEDNADKVDGIKISLLSAEKEIAMRRRLPDGVKMYTGDDFNYPELIAGDDHGYSHALLGIFDPIAPVAATGLAALAKGDMQRWGAVMEPTVPLSRHIFKAPTRYYKTGVVFLAYLMGHQDHFTMLGGQQSARSAQHLAEIVRLADAAGLIADTEMAAARTARVMATHGIGV